A part of Vallicoccus soli genomic DNA contains:
- a CDS encoding Lsr2 family DNA-binding protein codes for MFTPAQPAPLDNAENLREAFAPYLGAARKVGGPGRTRRSTRGRSTRERGGADTGPTPQTVRAWAAEHGIELKSRGRVPADAIAKYEAAQG; via the coding sequence GTGTTCACGCCGGCGCAGCCGGCTCCGCTCGACAACGCCGAGAACCTGCGTGAGGCGTTCGCTCCGTACCTCGGTGCTGCCCGCAAGGTCGGCGGTCCGGGCCGGACCCGGCGCAGCACCCGCGGCAGGTCGACCCGTGAGCGCGGCGGCGCGGACACCGGGCCGACCCCGCAGACGGTCCGCGCATGGGCGGCGGAGCACGGCATCGAGCTCAAGTCACGAGGGCGTGTACCCGCCGACGCGATCGCAAAGTACGAGGCCGCGCAGGGCTGA
- a CDS encoding ParA family protein, with protein sequence MTKIVTVAARKGGVGKTTLAYELAWLLNAPLVDLEWDEGSATRTWGYRHEARLRAPLLDALESGRGPRLLSGYHKPDLVPCHPDFELNQPEPDAMADALLQWAGEWDRDFVVVDTHGGGSASGDGAIAAASLVVVPVPLKTKDLNATEGMVREMPDYPLVIVPTMIPRVPSAAEISRVARIVEGTPIPVAEPVPYVRGIETRKKRVAITSDDPTPKAYQGFVASLHSLAGFVKVQSA encoded by the coding sequence ATGACCAAGATCGTGACTGTCGCGGCTCGGAAGGGCGGCGTGGGCAAGACGACCCTGGCGTACGAACTTGCATGGCTGCTGAACGCACCCCTTGTCGACCTCGAGTGGGACGAGGGGTCTGCGACGCGGACCTGGGGCTACCGACACGAGGCCCGCCTCCGCGCGCCACTGCTCGACGCTCTGGAGTCAGGACGCGGCCCACGCCTGCTGAGCGGCTACCACAAGCCGGACCTAGTCCCGTGCCACCCGGACTTCGAGCTCAATCAGCCAGAGCCGGATGCCATGGCTGACGCGCTCCTGCAGTGGGCGGGGGAGTGGGACCGAGACTTCGTGGTCGTGGACACGCACGGCGGAGGGTCGGCGTCCGGCGACGGCGCGATCGCCGCTGCCTCCCTGGTGGTTGTGCCCGTTCCGCTCAAAACGAAGGACCTCAACGCCACCGAAGGCATGGTGCGGGAGATGCCCGACTACCCGCTGGTCATCGTCCCCACCATGATCCCGCGCGTGCCCAGCGCCGCCGAGATCAGCCGCGTCGCGCGAATCGTGGAGGGCACCCCCATCCCCGTCGCCGAGCCCGTCCCGTACGTACGCGGCATCGAGACCCGAAAGAAGCGCGTCGCGATCACATCCGACGACCCCACCCCCAAGGCCTACCAGGGCTTCGTCGCCAGCCTGCACAGCCTGGCCGGCTTCGTGAAGGTCCAGAGCGCATGA
- a CDS encoding plasmid mobilization protein yields MPPSSVGSAPSPHRHQRKELSRMSEPGRTRHADIGYRPAGPSRCWIWPMARPHKGPRRGFVVRWTEEERQVVKARADAAGLTMNDYLVELVRRDEVDRDGRPVWAEPAPNCDQLPMELSA; encoded by the coding sequence ATGCCCCCTTCCTCAGTGGGGTCTGCCCCGAGCCCTCATCGTCATCAACGGAAGGAGCTCAGCCGCATGTCGGAGCCAGGCCGTACGCGACACGCCGATATCGGATACCGGCCCGCCGGCCCTTCTCGGTGTTGGATCTGGCCCATGGCTCGACCACACAAGGGACCTCGGCGCGGCTTCGTCGTGCGCTGGACCGAGGAAGAGCGACAGGTCGTCAAGGCTCGCGCGGATGCCGCTGGGCTCACTATGAATGACTACTTGGTCGAGCTTGTCCGGCGCGACGAGGTCGACCGCGACGGGCGCCCTGTCTGGGCTGAGCCAGCACCGAACTGCGACCAGCTACCGATGGAGCTGAGCGCCTAG
- a CDS encoding alpha/beta hydrolase encodes MPPEEITSRYAVSERRVGDFTCYTVAPPGGDFTHAVLYLHGGSYINEITSQHWSFIARLVEAGARAEVPIYGLAPQHTYREAYPLLIDVYRDLLGDLGSDDAEARAGGSDGVGVSVVGDSAGAGLALGFAQSLQAARLPQPRQLVLLSPWLDLTLSNPDILRVQRRDPWLSRVGLLEVAKAWSGGDDPTDFRLSPLNGPLAGLPPVAIYVGTRDILHPDAVKLRDRLEAAGVPVRLEVAKGAFHVYVLAPVPEGRRAASTIVRDLAPAGSR; translated from the coding sequence GTGCCGCCGGAGGAGATCACCTCGAGGTACGCCGTCTCGGAGCGACGCGTCGGGGACTTCACCTGCTACACCGTCGCTCCCCCCGGTGGGGACTTCACGCACGCGGTGCTGTACCTACACGGCGGGTCGTACATCAACGAGATCACCTCGCAGCACTGGTCCTTCATCGCCCGGCTGGTAGAAGCCGGGGCGCGGGCCGAGGTCCCGATCTACGGGCTCGCACCGCAACACACCTACCGCGAGGCCTATCCGCTGCTCATCGACGTGTACCGCGACCTCCTGGGCGACCTCGGCAGCGATGACGCGGAAGCCCGCGCGGGGGGCTCGGACGGCGTGGGCGTCAGCGTCGTCGGTGACTCCGCCGGGGCCGGCCTGGCGCTGGGCTTCGCCCAGAGCCTGCAGGCAGCGCGGCTGCCCCAGCCACGCCAGCTCGTCCTGCTCTCTCCATGGCTGGACCTCACGCTGTCCAACCCAGACATCCTGCGGGTGCAGCGCCGCGACCCCTGGCTGAGCCGGGTGGGCTTGCTAGAGGTCGCGAAGGCGTGGTCCGGCGGCGACGACCCCACCGACTTCCGGCTCAGCCCGCTCAACGGCCCCCTGGCGGGGCTGCCGCCGGTCGCCATCTACGTCGGCACCCGAGACATCCTCCACCCCGATGCCGTGAAGCTGCGGGACCGGCTGGAGGCTGCCGGGGTCCCGGTACGGCTGGAAGTGGCCAAGGGTGCCTTCCACGTGTACGTGCTGGCCCCGGTTCCCGAGGGTCGACGGGCAGCGAGCACCATCGTGCGGGACCTGGCACCAGCGGGAAGTCGCTAA
- a CDS encoding MAB_1171c family putative transporter encodes MYVGVALVWLVLLVKVPAVLRGWRDRGRRTYWLAIFCLMVCLTVDRTPIYWATSRFTGIPNLAHGISYGAAIVGGFLAQLFLLYSYDRRRLDRELPWRRVFLGVGLVLYAALFVAGPAQLPTDPDVPHVAATGPGLAAFRLVLAAMVCWSMAEISWLAWRFSALSAQASLRRGMRVVSLGCALVAVRVGIEYGVFPLWSAASGWTESWSYSGALYGLNLVAMGGAALMALGTALPALSRRREGLRASARHREECRTLLPLWEQLRSVTPALSNVRGAAPRRGAGRWAPLDGLYRMVAEIRDGYVALWPYRDLVVEQDLRRRGAAAGLRDLDLDAYVEAGSLRGAMDARATSQLAAQPISPPSLTGGSFDAEVDYLLRVARWWETPDAGAALADRTESGTSARP; translated from the coding sequence ATGTACGTCGGCGTGGCGCTCGTCTGGCTGGTGCTGCTCGTCAAGGTCCCCGCTGTGCTGCGTGGGTGGCGTGACCGGGGCCGCCGGACGTACTGGCTGGCGATCTTCTGCCTCATGGTGTGCCTGACCGTGGACCGCACGCCCATCTACTGGGCGACCTCCCGCTTCACCGGCATTCCCAACCTCGCTCACGGCATCTCCTACGGGGCGGCCATCGTCGGCGGCTTCCTGGCCCAGCTCTTCCTGCTCTACTCCTACGACCGTCGCCGCCTCGACCGAGAGCTCCCGTGGCGGCGGGTCTTCCTGGGCGTCGGCCTGGTGCTGTATGCGGCGCTGTTCGTGGCCGGGCCGGCGCAGCTGCCGACCGACCCTGACGTGCCACACGTAGCGGCCACCGGCCCGGGCCTGGCCGCGTTCCGGCTCGTCCTCGCGGCGATGGTCTGCTGGTCGATGGCCGAGATCTCGTGGTTGGCCTGGCGGTTCTCCGCCCTTTCCGCGCAGGCATCTCTGAGGCGTGGCATGCGCGTGGTGTCGTTGGGCTGCGCGCTGGTGGCCGTTCGCGTCGGCATCGAGTACGGGGTCTTCCCGTTGTGGTCGGCTGCCTCGGGGTGGACCGAGTCGTGGTCCTACTCCGGTGCCCTGTACGGCCTCAACCTCGTCGCGATGGGCGGCGCAGCGCTGATGGCGCTGGGCACGGCGCTGCCGGCGCTGAGTCGACGGCGGGAGGGGTTGCGTGCGTCAGCACGGCACCGCGAGGAGTGCAGGACGCTGCTGCCGCTGTGGGAACAGCTGCGGTCGGTCACCCCAGCGCTGTCCAACGTTCGAGGCGCCGCTCCTCGTCGTGGAGCCGGCCGGTGGGCGCCGCTGGACGGGCTGTACCGGATGGTCGCAGAGATCCGGGACGGCTACGTCGCCTTGTGGCCGTACCGCGACTTGGTGGTGGAGCAGGACCTTCGGCGCCGGGGAGCCGCTGCCGGGCTCCGGGACCTCGACCTTGACGCCTACGTCGAGGCGGGGTCCCTGCGCGGCGCGATGGACGCTCGAGCGACGTCCCAGCTAGCCGCGCAGCCGATCAGCCCGCCCTCGTTGACCGGGGGTTCCTTCGACGCCGAGGTGGACTACCTGCTGCGCGTGGCGCGCTGGTGGGAAACGCCGGACGCCGGCGCCGCCCTCGCGGATCGAACCGAGAGCGGGACGTCAGCACGACCGTGA
- a CDS encoding M23 family metallopeptidase: MSSTTRLAAFVLAPALLVGGCMGSVLLLGAVEESQAAVCGPSGPGVQVDLGSVPAGPVAGYRGEQLVNAAYVLQAGAALGLDQRAQTIGVMTAMGESSLRVLDRGDAVGPDSRGLFQQRANGAWGSYADRMDPYVSSTNFFKALIRVEGWQTLAPTIAAHRTQRNADPYHYERYWDSAVAVVSALAGAASDTDTSDTSSSAGATGSADSTGSAGTTGSAGTTGSAGTTGSTGLTEATGTGGLPCTGQSPTGASAEGWTKPAVGPVTSSYGMRVNPVTGVYKLHSGTDVGAPCDAPIYAAANGVVVDAGPASGYGTLITVDHGGAITSRYTHMYNNGVLARVGDQVTAGQQIGRVGSNGNSTGCHLHYEVRVGDGFVDPEPFMAQRGAPLG, encoded by the coding sequence GTGAGCAGCACGACGCGGCTGGCAGCGTTCGTCCTCGCGCCTGCGCTGCTGGTGGGCGGTTGCATGGGCTCGGTCTTGTTGCTCGGCGCTGTTGAGGAGTCGCAGGCCGCGGTGTGCGGGCCGTCCGGGCCGGGTGTGCAGGTCGACCTGGGCAGCGTCCCGGCCGGCCCGGTGGCCGGGTACCGGGGTGAGCAGCTGGTCAACGCCGCCTACGTGCTGCAGGCGGGCGCAGCTCTTGGGCTGGACCAGCGGGCGCAGACCATCGGGGTGATGACCGCCATGGGCGAGTCTTCGCTGCGCGTGTTGGACCGCGGCGACGCCGTGGGACCGGACTCGCGAGGGCTGTTCCAACAGCGCGCCAACGGTGCGTGGGGCTCGTACGCGGACCGAATGGACCCGTACGTCTCGTCGACGAACTTCTTCAAGGCGCTGATTCGGGTCGAGGGTTGGCAGACGCTGGCGCCGACGATCGCGGCGCACCGCACCCAGCGCAACGCCGACCCGTACCACTACGAGCGGTACTGGGACTCTGCCGTCGCCGTCGTCTCCGCTCTGGCCGGCGCCGCCAGCGACACCGACACCAGCGACACGAGCAGCAGCGCCGGCGCGACCGGCAGCGCGGACAGCACCGGCAGCGCCGGCACCACCGGCAGCGCCGGCACCACCGGCAGCGCCGGCACCACCGGCAGCACCGGACTGACCGAGGCGACCGGTACCGGTGGGTTGCCCTGCACCGGGCAGAGCCCCACCGGTGCCTCCGCCGAGGGCTGGACCAAGCCGGCCGTCGGGCCGGTCACCAGCTCCTACGGGATGCGGGTCAACCCGGTCACCGGGGTCTACAAGCTGCACTCCGGCACCGACGTCGGCGCCCCCTGCGACGCGCCGATCTACGCCGCCGCGAACGGGGTCGTGGTCGACGCCGGCCCGGCCAGCGGCTACGGGACCTTGATCACCGTCGACCACGGCGGCGCGATCACCTCCCGCTACACCCACATGTACAACAACGGCGTCCTGGCCCGCGTCGGCGACCAGGTCACCGCCGGGCAGCAGATCGGCCGTGTCGGCAGCAACGGCAACTCCACCGGCTGCCACCTGCACTACGAGGTTCGCGTCGGCGACGGCTTCGTCGACCCCGAGCCCTTCATGGCCCAGCGGGGTGCACCCCTTGGCTGA